Proteins encoded in a region of the Nicotiana tomentosiformis chromosome 9, ASM39032v3, whole genome shotgun sequence genome:
- the LOC138898991 gene encoding uncharacterized protein, producing MAKSSTGETHFSLVYGAEAPIPVEVGIPTLRYFWVDNKSKNEAMLINLELLEEHRKLVRVRMAAQKQRMERYYNRRANLRYLKVEDLVLRKVTQNTWELNVGKLGPTWEVPYRISAITGKGSNEMENQNGDKLPRNWNVAHLKRYYC from the coding sequence atggctaaatcgagcacaggagaaactcatttttcccttgtgtacggtgcTGAAGCCCCAATCCCGGTGGAGGTGGGCatacccactttgagatatttttgGGTAGATAACAAATCGAAGAACGaagcaatgttaatcaacttAGAACTGCTCGAGGAACATAGGAAGTTGGTGCgtgtaagaatggcagctcaaaagcagagaatggaacgatattataatcgaagagccaacctccgttatttaaAAGTAGAAGATTTGGTTCtgaggaaagtaacccaaaatacctGGGAGCTCAACgtggggaagctaggtccaacgtgggaagttccctaccggatttcagctatcactgggaaaggttcaAACGAGatggagaaccagaatggagacaagttgcctagaaactggaacgtggcacacctcaaaagatattattgttga
- the LOC138898992 gene encoding uncharacterized protein produces MASSSKHAGSSKNKNKAEDSAPPTVGSIILKRLSTTKDLEEKFPTANPRLPASSVAVPDEDVLSNLANAARLLQEALTRTSISEPILGANTYLRSPRPEDKQLKRRHFSVAGENNKRAKIDAPESSLVAMVTGPPSGTVIDTVMIDDNEEVSDEGAYLHRRQRSSSSQHDA; encoded by the exons atggcttcttcctccaagcatgccggttcttcaaagaacaagaacaaagccgAGGACTCTGCTCCTCCAACGGTGGGTTCCATTATCCTAAAGAGACTTAGTACCACAAAGGACTtagaagagaaattccctactgctaaccctc gtctacctgcgagCTCTGTTGCTGTCCCCGATGAGGATGTCTTGTCTAATCTTGCTAATGCAGcaaggctgcttcaggaggcacttactcgaacaagTATCTCCGAGCCTATTTTGGGTGCAAACACTTAtttacggagtccccggccggaggaTAAACAACTGAAGAGAAGACATTTCTCTGTGGCCGGGGAAAATAATAAGAGGGCAAAGattgatgcccccgagtcatctctggTGGCGATGGTGACTGGTCCACCTTCCGGGAcggtcatagacaccgtgatgattgatgataaTGAAGAAgttagtgatgagggagcttatCTACATAGAAGACAACGATCCTCATCGTCTCAACATGATGCTTGA
- the LOC104105459 gene encoding uncharacterized protein produces the protein MAKPYTQDEFDSLMEKVEKVDIRVKDYLELTGHGKWARLYALVNWGWTVTSNITESIKSALVSARELKIYDFLEEVRKMFGRWNCSNRKEASHTYTTLGKKYQEILTLNEALSTRMTVVPSTEYLHMVNDEGRHNIVCLLEKTCSCGRFQVDELLCPHAWVVLKSKFLMLEDYFLDYYKPKSIVMTYEEPVYPLPDRREWNIPAHISEEIVLSPKWKRPPGRPKKKRD, from the exons ATGGCAAAACCATACACCCAGGATGAATTTGATAGTCTAATGGAAAAGGTGGAGAAGGTAGATATTCGGGTGAAAGATTACTTGGAATTAACTGGACACGGAAAGTGGGCTAGGTTGTATGCACTTGTAAATTGGGGATGGACTGTGACGTCAAATATCACTGAGTCAATCAAGTCGGCACTTGTATCAGCAAGAGAATTGAAAATATACGACTTCCTAGAAGAAGTTAGGAAGATGTTTGGACGTTGGAATTGCAGCAATCGAAAAGAAGCTTCACACACGTACACAACTCTTGGGAAAAAATATCAGGAGATCCTTACATTGAATGAGGCACTGTCTACACGTATGACT GTTGTACCATCGACTGAATACTTGCACATGGTGAACGATGAAGGAAGGCATAACATTGTTTGTCTCCTAGAGAAAACTTGCAGTTGTGGACGGTTCCAAGTTGACGAATTACTATGCCCACATGCTTGGGTTGTCTTGAAAAGCAAGTTTCTAATGCTGGAAGATTATTTCTTAGACTATTACAAACCAAAGTCTATTGTAATGACATACGAGGAGCCCGTGTATCCACTTCCTGACCGACGTGAATGGAATATACCAGCACATATATCAGAGGAAATTGTCTTATCACCCAAATGGAAAAGACCTCCCGGAAGGCCAAAGAAGAAGCGCGATTAG